Genomic window (Flavobacterium oreochromis):
GCATAATCCATAAAGAACGGAAATTTCTTTTCTTTTGCTTTCTATCGCGGTAAGCATATAGCATTGCTTTTTCAACCGCATTCTTAGCAACTGTCCAAACGTTTTTTCTTCTGCCAAAGAAACCTTTGGCTTGCTTCATTATCTTTTTTCTTCTTGCTCTCTTAGCAACTGAATTTACTGATCTAGGCATAATTTTACTTTTTTTGAAGTAAGGCGGCTTCTTAATTTTAGCACTTCTGATAGAACATTAGAGCTCTTTTGCCCACCCCAGGGTTATTAAATGGTTTTAACCTGAATTACAAAAACAAATAGTTAACAATAATTCGTAAATAGTTTTCAGACTAATTACTAATTATTTCATCACTAATTGTTTTAATTAGATAATTCTTAATTGTTCTTTAACACTCTTCACGTCTGATTGATGAACCAATGCAGAGTGAGTTAACGCTAATTTACGTTTTTTAGACTTTTTAGTCAAAATGTGACTTTTAAAAGCGTGTTTTCTTTTAATTTTTCCAGAGCCAGTAACTTTAAAACGTTTCTTAGCACTAGATTTAGTTTTCATTTTAGGCATAATTTCCCAAATTTATTTAATTTAACTTACTTTTTGTCATTACGAGCTTGCTAAGCACCCAAGGTGAGGCCGAACGGAGCGAAGCTAATCTCTACTTTTTGTAATTTGTTGGTGTTCCAACTAAATTATTATTTCTTTTTCTTAGGAGTAATAAACATAATCATACGTTTACCTTCTAAAACAGGCATAGCTTCAACTTTACCTACTTCTTCAAGATCTTGAGCTAATCTTAATAATAAAATTTGACCTTGCTCTTTGTAAATAATCGAACGACCTTTGAAAAATACAAAAGCTTTTAAT
Coding sequences:
- the rplT gene encoding 50S ribosomal protein L20: MPRSVNSVAKRARRKKIMKQAKGFFGRRKNVWTVAKNAVEKAMLYAYRDRKQKKRNFRSLWIMRINAGARLEGMSYSQFMGKLKANNIELNRKVLADLAMNHPEAFKAILNKVK
- the rpmI gene encoding 50S ribosomal protein L35 is translated as MPKMKTKSSAKKRFKVTGSGKIKRKHAFKSHILTKKSKKRKLALTHSALVHQSDVKSVKEQLRII